A single window of Streptomyces sp. NBC_00464 DNA harbors:
- the ruvA gene encoding Holliday junction branch migration protein RuvA, with the protein MIAFVSGPVAALSPTTAVIEVGGIGMAIQCAPNTLAGLRVGKEAKLATSLVVREDSLTLYGFADDDERQVFELLQTASGVGPRVAQAMLATHSPDALRIAVATGDEKALTAVSGIGKKGAQKLLLELKDRLGEPVGAHIGQQGIGTAVSSSWRDQLQAALIGLGYATREADEAVSAVAPQAEAALAEGAQPPVPQLLRAALQTLNRAR; encoded by the coding sequence ATGATCGCCTTCGTCAGCGGCCCCGTCGCCGCGCTCTCCCCGACCACGGCCGTGATCGAGGTCGGCGGCATCGGCATGGCCATCCAGTGCGCACCGAACACCCTCGCCGGCCTCCGTGTCGGCAAGGAGGCCAAGCTCGCCACCTCCCTCGTCGTACGGGAGGACTCGCTGACGCTCTACGGCTTCGCCGACGACGACGAACGGCAGGTCTTCGAGCTCCTCCAGACCGCCAGCGGGGTCGGGCCCCGGGTCGCCCAGGCCATGCTGGCCACACACAGCCCGGACGCCCTGCGTATCGCCGTGGCCACCGGCGACGAGAAGGCGCTCACCGCCGTGTCCGGCATCGGCAAGAAGGGCGCGCAGAAGCTCCTGCTCGAACTGAAGGACCGACTCGGCGAACCGGTCGGCGCCCACATCGGCCAGCAGGGCATCGGCACCGCGGTCTCCTCCTCCTGGCGCGACCAGCTCCAGGCAGCCCTGATCGGCCTCGGCTACGCCACCCGCGAGGCGGACGAAGCGGTGTCCGCCGTGGCGCCGCAGGCGGAGGCTGCCCTCGCGGAAGGCGCCCAGCCGCCCGTGCCGCAGCTGCTGCGCGCCGCCCTGCAGACCCTCAACCGCGCGCGCTGA
- a CDS encoding elongation factor G-like protein EF-G2: protein MGDKTHTHTGAAGRAATADHPSAIRNVVLVGHSGSGKTTLVEALAQTAGAVNRAGRVEDGTTVSDHDGIEQRRQRSVSLSLVPVTWDGVKINLLDSPGYADFVGELRAGLRAADAALFVVSAAQEADAVAGTTRAVWEECAAVGMPRAIVVTHLDTARTSFDAMTRICGEIFGGDDPDAVLPLYLPVHGPETPDGHAPLTGLTGLLTQRIFDYSGGERQEHPPAASQQTLLADARNRLIEGIIAESEDETLMDRYLDGTPIDIRTLVDDLERAVARGTFHPVLTAAPAADGARQGIGTVELLDLITGGFPTPLERPLPAVTTLHGTSLPALDCDPQGDLAAEVVKTASDPYVGRLSLVRVFSGTLRPDDTVHISGHGLDDPGHEARPFHEAEIRVGALSSPFGKQQRPLTACIAGDLACVARLDAAETGDTLSGPDHPLLMEPWTMPDPLLPLAIEAHGKADEDKLSQGLARLVAEDPTMRLEQNQDTHQVVLWCLGEAHLDVALDRLRTRYGVQVDAVPHRVALRETFGGPSTGRGRHVKQSGGHGQYAICEIDVEPLPPGSGIEFVDKVVGGSVPRQFVPSVEKGIRAQAARGLTAGHPLVDVRVTLRDGRSHSVDSSDAAFQTAGALALREAADDTRIQLLEPVAEVRVLIPDDYVGPVMSDLSGRRGRVTGTEQSGTGRTLVRAEVPELEIGRYAVDLRSLSHGTGRFDRTYARHEAMPRQLADRLHEQQENDKKGT, encoded by the coding sequence ATGGGCGACAAGACACACACGCACACCGGAGCCGCCGGAAGAGCAGCGACGGCCGACCACCCCTCCGCCATCCGGAACGTGGTCCTGGTCGGCCACAGCGGCTCCGGCAAGACCACCCTCGTCGAGGCCCTCGCACAGACCGCGGGCGCGGTCAACCGGGCGGGCCGGGTCGAGGACGGCACCACGGTCTCCGACCACGACGGGATCGAGCAGCGCCGACAGCGCTCCGTCTCGCTCTCCCTCGTCCCCGTCACATGGGACGGAGTCAAGATCAACCTGCTGGACAGCCCCGGCTACGCCGACTTCGTCGGGGAACTCAGGGCCGGTCTGCGCGCGGCGGACGCGGCCCTCTTCGTCGTCTCGGCCGCCCAGGAGGCCGACGCCGTCGCCGGCACCACCCGCGCCGTCTGGGAGGAGTGCGCGGCGGTCGGCATGCCGCGCGCCATCGTCGTCACCCACCTGGACACCGCCCGCACCTCCTTCGACGCGATGACCCGGATCTGCGGCGAGATCTTCGGCGGCGACGACCCCGACGCCGTGCTCCCCCTCTATCTGCCGGTGCACGGCCCCGAGACCCCGGACGGACACGCGCCGCTGACCGGCCTCACGGGGCTGCTCACCCAGCGGATCTTCGACTACTCCGGCGGGGAACGGCAGGAACACCCGCCTGCCGCGTCCCAGCAGACACTCCTGGCCGACGCCCGCAACCGGCTGATCGAGGGGATCATCGCCGAGAGCGAGGACGAGACCCTGATGGACCGCTACCTCGACGGCACACCCATCGACATCAGGACACTCGTCGACGACCTCGAACGCGCCGTCGCACGCGGCACCTTCCACCCCGTCCTCACCGCCGCACCCGCCGCCGACGGCGCCCGCCAGGGCATCGGCACCGTCGAACTCCTCGACCTGATCACGGGCGGCTTCCCCACCCCGCTCGAACGCCCCCTGCCCGCCGTCACCACCCTGCACGGCACCTCGCTCCCCGCCCTGGACTGCGACCCGCAGGGCGACCTGGCCGCCGAAGTCGTCAAGACGGCCTCCGACCCCTACGTCGGCCGGCTCTCGCTCGTCCGCGTCTTCTCCGGCACCCTGCGCCCCGACGACACGGTGCACATATCCGGCCATGGGCTCGACGACCCCGGCCACGAGGCCCGGCCCTTCCACGAGGCCGAGATCCGCGTCGGAGCCCTCTCCTCCCCCTTCGGCAAACAGCAGCGTCCCCTCACCGCCTGCATCGCCGGCGATCTCGCCTGCGTCGCCCGGCTGGACGCCGCCGAGACCGGCGACACCCTGTCCGGCCCGGACCATCCCCTGCTGATGGAACCGTGGACCATGCCCGACCCGCTGCTGCCGCTCGCCATCGAGGCACACGGCAAGGCCGACGAGGACAAGCTCTCCCAGGGCCTCGCACGCCTCGTCGCCGAGGACCCGACCATGCGCCTGGAACAGAACCAGGACACCCACCAGGTCGTCCTGTGGTGCCTCGGGGAAGCCCATCTGGACGTGGCGCTGGACCGGCTTCGCACCCGTTACGGCGTACAGGTCGACGCCGTCCCCCACCGCGTCGCGCTGCGCGAGACGTTCGGCGGGCCGTCCACTGGCCGTGGCCGCCACGTCAAACAGTCCGGCGGCCACGGCCAGTACGCCATCTGCGAGATCGACGTCGAACCGCTGCCGCCCGGCTCCGGCATCGAGTTCGTCGACAAGGTGGTCGGCGGATCGGTACCCCGCCAGTTCGTCCCGTCCGTCGAGAAGGGCATCCGCGCCCAGGCCGCCCGCGGCCTCACCGCCGGACATCCGCTGGTCGACGTGCGCGTGACCCTGCGGGACGGCAGGTCCCACTCCGTGGACTCCTCCGACGCCGCCTTCCAGACCGCGGGCGCCCTGGCCCTGCGCGAGGCCGCGGACGACACCCGCATCCAGCTCCTGGAACCCGTCGCCGAGGTCCGTGTACTGATCCCCGACGACTACGTCGGCCCGGTCATGAGCGATCTCTCCGGCCGCCGCGGCCGGGTGACCGGCACCGAGCAGTCCGGCACCGGACGCACCCTCGTACGGGCCGAGGTCCCGGAGCTGGAAATCGGCCGCTACGCCGTCGACCTGCGCTCGCTGTCCCATGGAACCGGCCGTTTCGACCGCACCTACGCCCGCCACGAAGCCATGCCCCGACAGCTCGCCGACCGCCTCCACGAACAACAGGAGAACGATAAGAAAGGTACATAA
- the pdxT gene encoding pyridoxal 5'-phosphate synthase glutaminase subunit PdxT yields the protein MSDTPVIGVLALQGDVREHLIALASADALARPVRRPEELAEVDGLVIPGGESTTMSKLAALFGMLEPLRERVRAGMPVYGTCAGMILLADKILDPRSGQETVGGIDMIVRRNAFGRQNESFEAAVEVAGIEGGPVEGVFIRAPWVESVGAQAEVVAEHGGHIVAVRQGNALATSFHPELTGDHRLHAYFVDMVRAVS from the coding sequence ATGAGCGACACCCCTGTGATCGGTGTCCTGGCTCTCCAGGGCGACGTACGGGAACACCTGATCGCCCTGGCCTCGGCGGACGCCCTGGCCAGGCCGGTCCGGCGGCCCGAGGAACTCGCCGAGGTCGACGGGCTGGTCATACCCGGCGGCGAGTCCACCACGATGTCCAAACTGGCCGCCCTTTTCGGCATGCTGGAACCCCTGCGCGAGCGGGTACGGGCCGGGATGCCGGTCTACGGCACCTGCGCCGGGATGATCCTGCTCGCCGACAAGATCCTCGACCCGCGCTCGGGCCAGGAGACCGTCGGCGGCATCGACATGATCGTGCGCCGTAACGCTTTCGGGCGGCAGAACGAGTCCTTCGAAGCGGCCGTCGAGGTCGCCGGGATCGAGGGCGGCCCGGTCGAGGGCGTCTTCATCCGGGCCCCCTGGGTCGAGTCCGTGGGCGCGCAGGCCGAGGTGGTGGCCGAGCACGGCGGTCACATCGTGGCGGTACGGCAGGGAAACGCCCTTGCCACGTCATTCCACCCGGAACTGACCGGCGATCACCGGCTTCACGCGTACTTCGTCGACATGGTGCGCGCAGTCAGCTGA
- the ruvC gene encoding crossover junction endodeoxyribonuclease RuvC: MRVLGVDPGLTRCGVGVVEGVAGRPLTMLGVGVVRTPADAELGHRLVAIERGIEEWLDEHRPEYVAVERVFAQHNVRTVMGTAQASAVAMLCASRRGIPVALHTPSEVKAAVTGSGRADKAQVGAMVTRLLRLDAPPKPADAADALALAICHIWRAPALNRLQQAHAAAAAAARSPRVPRTTAAPVRKVPR, translated from the coding sequence GTGCGGGTACTCGGCGTGGACCCCGGGCTCACCCGGTGCGGCGTCGGAGTCGTCGAAGGCGTCGCGGGCCGGCCCCTGACGATGCTCGGCGTCGGAGTCGTGCGCACCCCCGCGGACGCGGAGCTCGGCCACCGGCTGGTGGCCATCGAGCGCGGCATCGAGGAGTGGCTCGACGAGCACCGACCGGAGTACGTGGCCGTGGAGCGGGTGTTCGCCCAGCACAACGTCCGTACGGTGATGGGCACCGCCCAGGCCAGCGCGGTCGCCATGCTCTGCGCGTCCCGCCGCGGCATCCCCGTAGCCCTGCACACGCCCAGTGAGGTCAAGGCCGCCGTCACCGGCAGCGGACGTGCGGACAAGGCGCAGGTCGGCGCCATGGTGACCCGGCTCCTGCGCCTGGACGCCCCGCCGAAGCCCGCGGACGCCGCCGACGCCCTCGCCCTCGCCATCTGCCACATCTGGCGCGCCCCCGCGCTCAACCGCCTCCAGCAGGCGCACGCGGCGGCCGCAGCGGCTGCCCGCTCCCCGCGCGTCCCGCGCACCACAGCAGCCCCCGTCCGGAAGGTCCCCCGATGA
- a CDS encoding YebC/PmpR family DNA-binding transcriptional regulator, whose amino-acid sequence MSGHSKWATTKHKKAVIDAKRGKLFAKLIKNIEVAARTGGVDPEGNPTLVDAIQKAKKSSVPNKNIDSAVKRGGGLEAGGVDYQTIMYEGYGPNGVAVLIECLTDNRNRAASDVRVAMTRNGGSMADPGSVSYLFNRKGVVIVPKGELSEDDVLGAVLDAGAEEVNDLGESYEVVSEATDMVAVRTALQEAGIDYDSAEANFLPTMQVDLDEEGARKIFKLIDALEDSDDVQNVFANFDVSDEVMEKVDA is encoded by the coding sequence ATGTCCGGCCACTCTAAATGGGCTACGACGAAGCACAAGAAGGCCGTGATTGACGCCAAGCGCGGCAAGCTCTTCGCGAAGCTGATCAAGAACATCGAGGTCGCGGCCCGCACCGGCGGGGTGGACCCCGAGGGCAACCCGACCCTTGTGGACGCGATCCAGAAGGCGAAGAAGAGCTCGGTCCCGAACAAGAACATCGACTCCGCGGTCAAGCGCGGTGGCGGTCTCGAAGCGGGCGGCGTCGACTACCAGACGATCATGTACGAAGGCTACGGCCCGAACGGTGTCGCGGTGCTCATCGAGTGCCTCACCGACAACCGCAACCGTGCCGCCTCCGACGTACGTGTCGCGATGACGCGCAACGGCGGCTCGATGGCCGACCCGGGCTCGGTCTCGTACCTGTTCAACCGCAAGGGCGTCGTGATCGTCCCCAAGGGTGAGCTGTCCGAGGACGACGTGCTGGGTGCGGTGCTCGACGCCGGCGCCGAGGAGGTCAACGACCTCGGTGAGAGCTACGAGGTCGTCAGCGAGGCCACCGACATGGTCGCGGTCCGCACCGCGCTCCAGGAGGCGGGCATCGACTACGACTCGGCCGAGGCCAACTTCCTGCCCACCATGCAGGTCGACCTCGACGAAGAGGGTGCGCGCAAGATCTTCAAACTGATCGACGCGCTGGAGGACAGCGACGACGTGCAGAACGTCTTCGCCAACTTCGACGTCTCCGACGAGGTCATGGAGAAGGTCGACGCCTGA
- a CDS encoding phosphatidylinositol mannoside acyltransferase, with amino-acid sequence MSAVPGDAKPGPKERLSDGLYGLGWAAVKKLPEPVAQALFRTLADQVWKRRGKSVLRLESNLARVVPDASPARLAALSKAGMRSYMRYWMESFRLPTWTPERIKASIDVTDAHRLTEGLDAGRGVVLALPHLGNWDLAGAWVTTDLKVPFTTVAERLKPESLYDRFVAYREGLGMEVLAHNGGTAFGTLARRLREGGLVCLVADRDLSASGVEVTFFGDTARMPAGPALLAQQTGALLLPVTLSYDDTPVMKARIHPAVEVPGSGSRAEKTSLMTQALADAFALGIAEHPEDWHMLQRLWLADLESRGD; translated from the coding sequence GTGAGCGCCGTACCCGGGGACGCGAAGCCCGGACCGAAGGAGCGGCTGAGCGACGGGCTGTACGGACTCGGCTGGGCCGCGGTCAAGAAGCTGCCCGAGCCGGTCGCGCAGGCCCTCTTCCGTACCCTGGCCGACCAGGTGTGGAAGCGGCGCGGCAAGAGCGTGCTGCGGCTGGAGTCGAATCTGGCGCGGGTCGTTCCGGACGCGAGTCCGGCCCGGCTCGCGGCGCTGTCCAAGGCCGGGATGCGCTCGTACATGCGCTACTGGATGGAGTCGTTCCGGCTGCCCACATGGACCCCGGAGCGGATCAAGGCGTCCATCGACGTGACGGACGCGCACCGGCTGACCGAGGGACTGGACGCGGGGCGCGGTGTCGTTCTCGCGCTGCCGCACCTGGGGAACTGGGACCTGGCGGGGGCGTGGGTCACCACGGACCTGAAGGTTCCGTTCACCACGGTCGCCGAGCGGCTCAAGCCCGAGTCGCTCTACGACCGGTTCGTGGCGTACCGCGAGGGCCTGGGCATGGAGGTGCTCGCGCACAACGGCGGGACCGCGTTCGGGACGCTGGCGCGCCGGCTGCGCGAGGGCGGACTCGTCTGCCTGGTCGCCGACCGCGACCTGTCGGCCTCCGGCGTCGAGGTGACGTTCTTCGGCGACACGGCCCGGATGCCCGCCGGGCCGGCCCTGCTGGCCCAGCAGACCGGTGCACTGCTGCTGCCGGTCACCCTGTCCTACGACGACACGCCGGTGATGAAGGCGCGGATCCATCCGGCCGTCGAGGTGCCCGGCTCAGGTAGCCGTGCCGAGAAGACGTCCCTGATGACACAGGCCCTGGCCGACGCGTTCGCCCTGGGCATCGCCGAGCACCCGGAGGACTGGCACATGCTGCAACGGCTCTGGCTCGCCGACCTCGAATCCCGCGGGGACTAG
- the pgsA gene encoding phosphatidylinositol phosphate synthase produces MLNKYARAFFTRVLTPFAALLLRLGVSPDAVTLIGTAGVMAGALVFFPMGEFFWGTIVITIFVFSDLVDGNMARQAGISSRWGAFLDSTLDRVADGAIFAGFALWYAGSGDDNILCAVAIFCLASGQVVSYTKARGESIGLPVAVNGLVERAERLVISLVAAGLAGLHKFGVPGIDILLPIALWIVAVGSLVTLVQRVVTVRRESAEADAAAAVSAAADRGSEAAQ; encoded by the coding sequence ATGCTGAACAAGTACGCGCGTGCATTCTTTACGCGTGTCCTCACGCCGTTCGCCGCGCTGTTGCTCCGTCTGGGCGTGAGCCCCGACGCGGTCACTCTGATCGGCACGGCCGGGGTGATGGCAGGTGCGCTGGTCTTCTTCCCGATGGGGGAGTTCTTCTGGGGCACGATCGTCATCACGATCTTCGTCTTCTCCGACCTCGTCGACGGCAACATGGCACGCCAGGCCGGTATCTCCAGCCGCTGGGGCGCGTTCCTGGACTCGACGCTCGACCGGGTGGCCGACGGGGCGATCTTCGCGGGCTTCGCGCTCTGGTACGCGGGCAGCGGCGACGACAACATCCTGTGCGCGGTCGCGATCTTCTGCCTGGCGAGCGGCCAGGTGGTCTCGTACACCAAGGCGCGTGGCGAGTCGATCGGTCTGCCGGTGGCGGTCAACGGGCTCGTGGAGCGTGCCGAACGCCTGGTGATCTCGCTGGTGGCCGCCGGTCTGGCGGGTCTGCACAAGTTCGGTGTGCCGGGGATCGACATCCTGCTGCCGATCGCGCTGTGGATCGTCGCGGTGGGCAGCCTGGTGACGCTGGTGCAGCGGGTCGTGACCGTGCGCCGCGAGTCCGCCGAGGCCGACGCGGCTGCCGCGGTATCGGCTGCGGCGGACCGGGGGAGCGAGGCCGCGCAGTGA
- the ruvB gene encoding Holliday junction branch migration DNA helicase RuvB codes for MNWDETGPDTDELLDERLVDAGADGEDTAVEAALRPKDLDEFVGQEKVREQLDLVLKAARARGATADHVLLSGAPGLGKTTLSMIIAAEMNAPIRITSGPAIQHAGDLAAILSSLQEGEVLFLDEIHRMSRPAEEMLYMAMEDFRVDVIVGKGPGATAIPLELPPFTLVGATTRAGLLPPPLRDRFGFTGHMEFYAPNELERVIHRSAGLLDVAIDVEGAAEIAGRSRGTPRIANRLLRRVRDYAQVKADGRIDREIAVAALRVYEVDARGLDRLDRAVLGALLKLFGGGPVGLSTLAVAVGEERETVEEVAEPFLVREGLLARTPRGRVATPAAWAHLGLVPPQHDGKGQQGLFGA; via the coding sequence ATGAACTGGGACGAGACCGGACCCGACACCGACGAGCTCCTCGACGAGCGGCTCGTCGACGCCGGCGCGGACGGCGAGGACACCGCGGTCGAGGCGGCGCTGCGCCCCAAGGACCTCGATGAGTTCGTCGGCCAGGAGAAGGTGCGCGAACAGCTCGACCTGGTCCTCAAGGCGGCCCGCGCCCGCGGCGCGACCGCCGACCACGTGCTGCTCTCCGGCGCCCCGGGGCTGGGCAAGACCACCCTCTCGATGATCATCGCGGCCGAGATGAACGCGCCGATCAGGATCACCTCCGGCCCCGCCATCCAGCACGCGGGCGATCTGGCGGCCATCCTGTCCTCGCTGCAGGAGGGCGAGGTCCTCTTCCTCGACGAGATCCACCGCATGTCCCGGCCCGCCGAGGAGATGCTCTACATGGCCATGGAGGACTTCCGGGTCGACGTGATCGTCGGCAAGGGGCCCGGGGCCACCGCCATCCCGCTGGAACTGCCGCCCTTCACCCTGGTCGGCGCGACCACCAGGGCGGGACTGCTGCCGCCCCCGCTGCGCGACCGCTTCGGCTTCACCGGGCACATGGAGTTCTACGCCCCGAACGAGCTGGAACGGGTGATTCACCGCTCGGCCGGACTCCTGGACGTCGCGATAGACGTCGAGGGCGCCGCCGAGATCGCCGGGCGTTCGCGCGGCACACCCCGTATCGCCAACCGGCTGCTGCGCCGGGTCCGGGACTACGCCCAGGTCAAGGCCGACGGCAGGATCGACCGGGAGATCGCCGTCGCGGCCCTGCGGGTGTACGAGGTCGACGCCAGGGGCCTCGACCGGCTGGACCGGGCCGTTCTCGGCGCCCTGCTGAAACTCTTCGGCGGCGGCCCGGTCGGCCTGTCCACGCTCGCGGTTGCCGTGGGGGAGGAGCGCGAAACGGTCGAGGAGGTCGCGGAGCCCTTTCTCGTACGGGAAGGACTGCTGGCCAGGACGCCGCGGGGGCGGGTCGCGACCCCGGCCGCCTGGGCCCATCTCGGGCTGGTGCCTCCGCAGCACGACGGAAAGGGACAACAGGGTCTGTTCGGGGCGTGA
- a CDS encoding HIT family protein, translating into MLIGMTSEPEQQIGVGTPDAFQRLWTPHRMAYIQGENKPTGPEAGDGCPFCEIPSKSDEDGLVVARGEKVYAVLNLYPYNGGHLMVVPYRHVADYTELDGPETLELADFTKRAMTALRAASGAHGFNIGMNQGAVAGAGIAAHLHQHLVPRWGGDTNFMPVVGHTKVLPQLLGDTRRMLADAWPRSG; encoded by the coding sequence ATGCTGATCGGCATGACGAGTGAGCCGGAGCAGCAGATCGGAGTGGGAACGCCCGATGCGTTCCAGCGCCTGTGGACGCCCCACCGGATGGCGTACATCCAGGGCGAGAACAAGCCGACCGGCCCGGAGGCCGGCGACGGCTGTCCGTTCTGTGAGATCCCTTCGAAGTCGGATGAGGACGGGCTCGTCGTCGCGCGCGGCGAGAAGGTCTATGCCGTGCTGAATCTGTATCCGTACAACGGTGGGCACCTGATGGTGGTGCCGTACCGGCATGTCGCGGACTACACGGAGCTGGACGGTCCGGAGACGCTGGAGCTCGCCGACTTCACCAAGCGTGCGATGACGGCGCTGCGTGCGGCCTCGGGGGCGCACGGTTTCAATATCGGGATGAATCAGGGTGCTGTGGCGGGTGCGGGTATTGCCGCGCATCTGCATCAGCATCTGGTGCCCCGTTGGGGTGGTGACACCAACTTCATGCCGGTGGTGGGTCACACCAAGGTGCTGCCGCAGCTGCTGGGCGACACGCGCAGGATGCTGGCCGACGCCTGGCCGCGCAGCGGCTGA
- the pdxS gene encoding pyridoxal 5'-phosphate synthase lyase subunit PdxS, which translates to MSTNPATPQSADAPATGTARVKRGMAEQLKGGVIMDVVNAEQAKIAEDAGAVAVMALERVPADIRKDGGVARMSDPTMIEEIIESVSIPVMAKSRIGHFVEAQVLQSLGVDYIDESEVLTPADEVNHSDKFAFTTPFVCGATNLGEALRRIAEGAAMIRSKGEAGTGNVVEAVRHLRQIKNEIARLRGYDNNELYAAAKDLRAPYELVKEVAELGKLPVVLFSAGGVATPADAALMRQLGAEGVFVGSGIFKSGDPAKRAAAIVKATTFYDDPKIIADASRNLGEAMVGINCDTLPEAERYANRGW; encoded by the coding sequence GTGTCCACGAATCCCGCCACCCCGCAGTCCGCCGACGCCCCCGCCACCGGCACCGCCCGCGTCAAGCGCGGCATGGCCGAGCAGCTCAAGGGCGGCGTGATCATGGACGTCGTCAACGCCGAGCAGGCGAAGATCGCCGAGGACGCGGGCGCCGTGGCCGTCATGGCCCTGGAGCGGGTTCCGGCCGACATCCGCAAGGACGGCGGCGTGGCCCGGATGTCGGACCCGACCATGATCGAGGAGATCATCGAGTCGGTCTCCATCCCGGTGATGGCGAAGTCCCGCATCGGACACTTCGTCGAGGCCCAGGTTCTGCAGTCCCTCGGCGTCGACTACATCGACGAGTCCGAGGTCCTCACCCCGGCCGACGAGGTCAACCACAGCGACAAGTTCGCGTTCACCACCCCGTTCGTCTGTGGCGCCACCAACCTGGGCGAGGCCCTGCGCCGTATCGCCGAGGGCGCGGCCATGATCCGCTCGAAGGGCGAGGCCGGCACCGGCAACGTCGTCGAGGCCGTCCGCCACCTGCGCCAGATCAAGAACGAGATCGCCCGGCTGCGCGGCTACGACAACAACGAGCTGTACGCCGCCGCCAAGGACCTCCGCGCCCCGTACGAGCTGGTCAAGGAGGTCGCCGAGCTCGGCAAGCTGCCCGTCGTCCTCTTCTCCGCAGGTGGCGTCGCCACCCCGGCCGACGCCGCGCTGATGCGCCAGCTCGGTGCCGAGGGCGTCTTCGTCGGCTCCGGCATCTTCAAGTCCGGCGACCCGGCCAAGCGCGCCGCCGCCATCGTGAAGGCCACCACCTTCTACGACGACCCGAAGATCATCGCGGACGCCTCGCGCAACCTGGGCGAGGCCATGGTCGGCATCAACTGCGACACCCTGCCCGAGGCCGAGCGCTACGCCAACCGTGGCTGGTAG
- a CDS encoding glycosyltransferase family 4 protein, translating into MKIGIVCPYSWDVPGGVQFHIRDLAEHLIRLGHQVSVLAPADDETPLPPYVVSAGRAVPVPYNGSVARLNFGFLSAARVRRWLHDGTFDVIHIHEPTSPSLGLLTCWAAQGPIVATFHTSNPRSRAMIAAYPILQPALEKISARIAVSEYARRTLVEHLGGDAVVIPNGVDVGFFAAAEPRPEWQGGTIGFIGRIDEPRKGLPVLMRALPAILAARPDTRLLVAGRGDEEEAVASLPKEMRARVEFLGMVSDEDKARLLRSVDVYVAPNTGGESFGIILVEAMSAGAPVLASDLDAFAQVLDLGAAGELFANEDADALATAAIRLLGDPERRAELRERGSAHVRRFDWSTVGADILAVYETVADGAASVAADERTGLRARFGLARD; encoded by the coding sequence GTGAAGATCGGCATCGTCTGCCCGTACTCCTGGGACGTCCCGGGCGGCGTGCAGTTCCACATCCGTGATCTGGCCGAGCATCTGATCCGGCTCGGCCACCAGGTCTCCGTGCTGGCCCCGGCCGACGACGAGACGCCGCTGCCGCCGTACGTGGTGTCCGCGGGCCGTGCCGTGCCCGTCCCGTACAACGGCTCCGTCGCCCGGCTGAACTTCGGCTTCCTGTCCGCGGCGCGGGTGCGGCGGTGGCTGCACGACGGCACGTTCGACGTGATCCACATCCATGAGCCGACCTCGCCGTCGCTGGGGCTGCTGACGTGCTGGGCGGCGCAGGGGCCGATCGTCGCCACGTTCCACACGTCCAATCCGCGCTCGCGGGCGATGATCGCCGCCTACCCGATCCTCCAGCCGGCGCTGGAGAAGATCAGCGCGCGCATCGCGGTGAGCGAGTACGCGCGCCGGACCCTGGTCGAGCACCTGGGCGGCGACGCGGTGGTCATCCCCAACGGGGTGGACGTCGGGTTCTTTGCCGCGGCCGAACCCAGGCCCGAGTGGCAGGGCGGCACGATCGGCTTCATCGGGCGCATCGACGAGCCCCGCAAGGGCCTGCCCGTCCTGATGCGGGCGCTGCCCGCGATCCTGGCCGCACGTCCGGACACACGGCTGCTGGTGGCGGGCCGGGGCGACGAGGAGGAGGCCGTCGCCTCGCTGCCCAAGGAGATGCGTGCACGCGTCGAGTTCCTCGGCATGGTGAGCGACGAGGACAAGGCACGGCTGCTGCGCAGCGTCGACGTGTACGTCGCGCCCAACACCGGCGGCGAGAGCTTCGGCATCATCCTGGTCGAGGCCATGTCGGCGGGCGCACCGGTTCTGGCCAGCGATCTGGACGCGTTCGCGCAGGTCCTGGACCTGGGTGCGGCGGGGGAGCTGTTCGCCAACGAGGACGCGGACGCCCTGGCCACGGCGGCGATCCGGCTGCTGGGCGACCCGGAACGGCGTGCGGAGCTGCGCGAGCGCGGCAGCGCACATGTGCGGCGCTTCGACTGGTCGACGGTCGGGGCGGACATCCTCGCGGTGTACGAGACGGTGGCGGACGGGGCCGCGTCGGTGGCGGCGGACGAACGCACGGGGCTGCGGGCCCGGTTCGGGCTGGCCCGGGACTGA